A region from the Malus domestica chromosome 07, GDT2T_hap1 genome encodes:
- the LOC103410226 gene encoding NDR1/HIN1-like protein 12, with translation MSKEYTKEETPGHHLPKMTKDKPSGPYRALCTCLSIFLLLVGVTALTLWLVYRPHKPQFTIVGAAVYSLNVTSPPLISTAMQFTLVTRNPNRRVSIYYDRLSAFVAYKNQAITPQVALPPLVHEHRSTVAVSPVLGGGDVPVAVEVVNGLMMDQVYGVVGLRVVVTGRLRWKAGAIRTGHYGIYVKCDVLVGLKRGFIGQVPLLGNPACKVDI, from the coding sequence ATGTCAAAAGAATACACTAAGGAAGAAACCCCCGGCCACCACCTCCCTAAAATGACCAAGGACAAACCCAGCGGCCCCTACAGAGCCTTGTGCACCTGCCTCTCCATCTTCCTCCTCCTCGTTGGCGTCACGGCCCTCACCCTCTGGCTCGTCTACCGCCCCCACAAACCCCAGTTCACCATCGTCGGTGCTGCCGTCTACAGCCTCAACGTCACCTCCCCTCCCTTGATCTCCACCGCCATGCAGTTCACCCTCGTCACCAGAAACCCCAACCGCCGCGTCTCCATCTACTACGACCGCCTCTCTGCCTTCGTCGCCTATAAGAACCAGGCGATCACACCGCAGGTGGCACTGCCACCGCTGGTGCACGAGCATCGAAGCACGGTGGCTGTGTCGCCGGTTCTGGGTGGTGGGGATGTGCCGGTGGCGGTGGAGGTGGTGAATGGGCTGATGATGGACCAGGTGTACGGGGTGGTGGGGCTAAGGGTGGTGGTGACGGGGAGGCTCAGGTGGAAGGCCGGCGCAATAAGGACGGGGCACTACGGGATTTATGTGAAATGTGATGTTTTGGTTGGATTGAAGAGAGGTTTTATAGGTCAAGTTCCCTTGCTTGGTAATCCTGCATGTAAGGTTGATATATGA